A single genomic interval of Piliocolobus tephrosceles isolate RC106 chromosome 7, ASM277652v3, whole genome shotgun sequence harbors:
- the NDUFAF6 gene encoding NADH dehydrogenase (ubiquinone) complex I, assembly factor 6 isoform X1 produces MAASVQGSAWGPLRLGIPGLCCRRPPLGLYARVRRLPGPEVSGRSVAAASGPGIWGTEHYCLELLRKRDYEGYLCSLLLPAESRSSVFALRAFNVELAQVKDSVSEKTIGLMRIQFWKKTVEDIYCDKPPHQPVAIELWKAVKRHNLTKRWLMKIIDEREKNLDDKAYRNIKELENYAENTQSSLLYLTLEILGIKDVHADHAASHIGKAQGIVTCLRATPYHGSRRKVFLPMDICMLHGVSQEDILRRNRDKNVRDVIYDIASQAHLHLKHARSFHKSVPVKAFPAFLQTVSLEDFLKKIRRVDFDIFHPSLQQKNTLLPLYLYIQSWRKIY; encoded by the exons ATGGCGGCCTCCGTGCAAGGCTCTGCTTGGGGACCGTTGCGGCTTGGCATCCCCGGCCTGTGCTGCCGCCGGCCGCCTCTGGGTCTGTACGCGCGCGTGCGGCGGCTGCCCGGGCCGGAGGTGTCTGGGCGGAGCGTGGCTGCGGCCAGCGGACCGGGCATCTGGGGCACTGAGCACTACTGCCTGGAGCTGCTGCG GAAACGGGATTATGAAGGTTATTTATGCTCCCTGCTGCTCCCTGCAGAATCCCGAAGCTCTGTTTTTGCACTGAGGGCTTTTAATGTGGAACTGGCTCAG GTTAAAGACTCAGTCTCTGAGAAAACAATTGGACTGATGCGAATACAGTTTTGGAAAAAAACTGTGGAAGATATATACTGTGACAAACCACCACATCAGCCTGTGGCCATTGAACTAtggaag GCTGTTAAAAGACATAATCTGACTAAAAGATGGCTTATGAAAATCATTGATGAAAGA gaaaaaaatctagatgATAAAGCATATCGTAATATCAAGGAACTGGAAAATTATGCTGAAAACACACAGAGCTCTCTTCTTTACTTAACACTAGAAATATTGG GTATAAAGGACGTTCATGCAGATCATGCTGCAAGTCATATTGGAAAAGCACAAGGCATTGTCACTTGCTTGAGAGCAACACCGTATCATGGGAGCAGAAGAAAGGTGTTCCTTCCCATGGATATTTGTATGCTG CATGGTGTTTCACAAGAGGACATTCTACGGAGGAACCGAGATAAAAATGTGAGAGATGTAATATATGACATTGCCAGTCAGGCACACTTGCACCTAAAGCAT gCTAGGTCCTTTCACAAAAGTGTTCCTGTGAAAGcatttcctgcttttcttcaGACG GTTTCTCTAGAGGACTTTCTAAAGAAAATTCGGCGAGTGGATTTTGATATATTCCACCCATCTTTACAGCAGAAGAATACATTACTTccattatatttgtatattcagtcatggagaaaaatatattaa
- the NDUFAF6 gene encoding NADH dehydrogenase (ubiquinone) complex I, assembly factor 6 isoform X3 has translation MWNWLRLVKDSVSEKTIGLMRIQFWKKTVEDIYCDKPPHQPVAIELWKAVKRHNLTKRWLMKIIDEREKNLDDKAYRNIKELENYAENTQSSLLYLTLEILGIKDVHADHAASHIGKAQGIVTCLRATPYHGSRRKVFLPMDICMLHGVSQEDILRRNRDKNVRDVIYDIASQAHLHLKHARSFHKSVPVKAFPAFLQTVSLEDFLKKIRRVDFDIFHPSLQQKNTLLPLYLYIQSWRKIY, from the exons ATGTGGAACTGGCTCAGGCTG GTTAAAGACTCAGTCTCTGAGAAAACAATTGGACTGATGCGAATACAGTTTTGGAAAAAAACTGTGGAAGATATATACTGTGACAAACCACCACATCAGCCTGTGGCCATTGAACTAtggaag GCTGTTAAAAGACATAATCTGACTAAAAGATGGCTTATGAAAATCATTGATGAAAGA gaaaaaaatctagatgATAAAGCATATCGTAATATCAAGGAACTGGAAAATTATGCTGAAAACACACAGAGCTCTCTTCTTTACTTAACACTAGAAATATTGG GTATAAAGGACGTTCATGCAGATCATGCTGCAAGTCATATTGGAAAAGCACAAGGCATTGTCACTTGCTTGAGAGCAACACCGTATCATGGGAGCAGAAGAAAGGTGTTCCTTCCCATGGATATTTGTATGCTG CATGGTGTTTCACAAGAGGACATTCTACGGAGGAACCGAGATAAAAATGTGAGAGATGTAATATATGACATTGCCAGTCAGGCACACTTGCACCTAAAGCAT gCTAGGTCCTTTCACAAAAGTGTTCCTGTGAAAGcatttcctgcttttcttcaGACG GTTTCTCTAGAGGACTTTCTAAAGAAAATTCGGCGAGTGGATTTTGATATATTCCACCCATCTTTACAGCAGAAGAATACATTACTTccattatatttgtatattcagtcatggagaaaaatatattaa
- the NDUFAF6 gene encoding NADH dehydrogenase (ubiquinone) complex I, assembly factor 6 isoform X4, translated as MRIQFWKKTVEDIYCDKPPHQPVAIELWKAVKRHNLTKRWLMKIIDEREKNLDDKAYRNIKELENYAENTQSSLLYLTLEILGIKDVHADHAASHIGKAQGIVTCLRATPYHGSRRKVFLPMDICMLHGVSQEDILRRNRDKNVRDVIYDIASQAHLHLKHARSFHKSVPVKAFPAFLQTVSLEDFLKKIRRVDFDIFHPSLQQKNTLLPLYLYIQSWRKIY; from the exons ATGCGAATACAGTTTTGGAAAAAAACTGTGGAAGATATATACTGTGACAAACCACCACATCAGCCTGTGGCCATTGAACTAtggaag GCTGTTAAAAGACATAATCTGACTAAAAGATGGCTTATGAAAATCATTGATGAAAGA gaaaaaaatctagatgATAAAGCATATCGTAATATCAAGGAACTGGAAAATTATGCTGAAAACACACAGAGCTCTCTTCTTTACTTAACACTAGAAATATTGG GTATAAAGGACGTTCATGCAGATCATGCTGCAAGTCATATTGGAAAAGCACAAGGCATTGTCACTTGCTTGAGAGCAACACCGTATCATGGGAGCAGAAGAAAGGTGTTCCTTCCCATGGATATTTGTATGCTG CATGGTGTTTCACAAGAGGACATTCTACGGAGGAACCGAGATAAAAATGTGAGAGATGTAATATATGACATTGCCAGTCAGGCACACTTGCACCTAAAGCAT gCTAGGTCCTTTCACAAAAGTGTTCCTGTGAAAGcatttcctgcttttcttcaGACG GTTTCTCTAGAGGACTTTCTAAAGAAAATTCGGCGAGTGGATTTTGATATATTCCACCCATCTTTACAGCAGAAGAATACATTACTTccattatatttgtatattcagtcatggagaaaaatatattaa
- the NDUFAF6 gene encoding NADH dehydrogenase (ubiquinone) complex I, assembly factor 6 isoform X2, translating to MAASVQGSAWGPLRLGIPGLCCRRPPLGLYARVRRLPGPEVSGRSVAAASGPGIWGTEHYCLELLRKRDYEGYLCSLLLPAESRSSVFALRAFNVELAQVKDSVSEKTIGLMRIQFWKKTVEDIYCDKPPHQPVAIELWKEKNLDDKAYRNIKELENYAENTQSSLLYLTLEILGIKDVHADHAASHIGKAQGIVTCLRATPYHGSRRKVFLPMDICMLHGVSQEDILRRNRDKNVRDVIYDIASQAHLHLKHARSFHKSVPVKAFPAFLQTVSLEDFLKKIRRVDFDIFHPSLQQKNTLLPLYLYIQSWRKIY from the exons ATGGCGGCCTCCGTGCAAGGCTCTGCTTGGGGACCGTTGCGGCTTGGCATCCCCGGCCTGTGCTGCCGCCGGCCGCCTCTGGGTCTGTACGCGCGCGTGCGGCGGCTGCCCGGGCCGGAGGTGTCTGGGCGGAGCGTGGCTGCGGCCAGCGGACCGGGCATCTGGGGCACTGAGCACTACTGCCTGGAGCTGCTGCG GAAACGGGATTATGAAGGTTATTTATGCTCCCTGCTGCTCCCTGCAGAATCCCGAAGCTCTGTTTTTGCACTGAGGGCTTTTAATGTGGAACTGGCTCAG GTTAAAGACTCAGTCTCTGAGAAAACAATTGGACTGATGCGAATACAGTTTTGGAAAAAAACTGTGGAAGATATATACTGTGACAAACCACCACATCAGCCTGTGGCCATTGAACTAtggaag gaaaaaaatctagatgATAAAGCATATCGTAATATCAAGGAACTGGAAAATTATGCTGAAAACACACAGAGCTCTCTTCTTTACTTAACACTAGAAATATTGG GTATAAAGGACGTTCATGCAGATCATGCTGCAAGTCATATTGGAAAAGCACAAGGCATTGTCACTTGCTTGAGAGCAACACCGTATCATGGGAGCAGAAGAAAGGTGTTCCTTCCCATGGATATTTGTATGCTG CATGGTGTTTCACAAGAGGACATTCTACGGAGGAACCGAGATAAAAATGTGAGAGATGTAATATATGACATTGCCAGTCAGGCACACTTGCACCTAAAGCAT gCTAGGTCCTTTCACAAAAGTGTTCCTGTGAAAGcatttcctgcttttcttcaGACG GTTTCTCTAGAGGACTTTCTAAAGAAAATTCGGCGAGTGGATTTTGATATATTCCACCCATCTTTACAGCAGAAGAATACATTACTTccattatatttgtatattcagtcatggagaaaaatatattaa
- the NDUFAF6 gene encoding NADH dehydrogenase (ubiquinone) complex I, assembly factor 6 isoform X5, with protein sequence MKIIDEREKNLDDKAYRNIKELENYAENTQSSLLYLTLEILGIKDVHADHAASHIGKAQGIVTCLRATPYHGSRRKVFLPMDICMLHGVSQEDILRRNRDKNVRDVIYDIASQAHLHLKHARSFHKSVPVKAFPAFLQTVSLEDFLKKIRRVDFDIFHPSLQQKNTLLPLYLYIQSWRKIY encoded by the exons ATGAAAATCATTGATGAAAGA gaaaaaaatctagatgATAAAGCATATCGTAATATCAAGGAACTGGAAAATTATGCTGAAAACACACAGAGCTCTCTTCTTTACTTAACACTAGAAATATTGG GTATAAAGGACGTTCATGCAGATCATGCTGCAAGTCATATTGGAAAAGCACAAGGCATTGTCACTTGCTTGAGAGCAACACCGTATCATGGGAGCAGAAGAAAGGTGTTCCTTCCCATGGATATTTGTATGCTG CATGGTGTTTCACAAGAGGACATTCTACGGAGGAACCGAGATAAAAATGTGAGAGATGTAATATATGACATTGCCAGTCAGGCACACTTGCACCTAAAGCAT gCTAGGTCCTTTCACAAAAGTGTTCCTGTGAAAGcatttcctgcttttcttcaGACG GTTTCTCTAGAGGACTTTCTAAAGAAAATTCGGCGAGTGGATTTTGATATATTCCACCCATCTTTACAGCAGAAGAATACATTACTTccattatatttgtatattcagtcatggagaaaaatatattaa